One Sodalis praecaptivus DNA segment encodes these proteins:
- the rplM gene encoding 50S ribosomal protein L13 yields the protein MKTFTAKPETVKRDWYVVDAEGKTLGRLATELARRLRGKHKAEYTPHVDTGDYLIVLNADKVAVTGNKRNDKIYYHYTGHVGGIKQATFEEMIARRPERVIEIAVKGMLPKGPLGRAMFRKLKVYAGTEHNHAAQQPQVLDI from the coding sequence ATGAAAACTTTTACAGCAAAGCCGGAAACGGTCAAACGTGACTGGTATGTTGTCGACGCCGAAGGGAAAACCCTTGGCCGTCTTGCTACCGAACTGGCTCGTCGTCTGCGCGGCAAGCATAAAGCGGAATATACGCCGCATGTGGATACCGGTGATTATCTCATTGTTCTGAACGCTGACAAAGTGGCCGTTACCGGCAACAAGCGTAACGATAAGATCTACTATCACTACACCGGTCACGTCGGTGGTATCAAACAAGCGACCTTTGAAGAGATGATTGCCCGCCGCCCTGAGCGTGTGATTGAAATCGCGGTTAAAGGCATGCTGCCAAAAGGCCCGCTGGGTCGTGCTATGTTCCGTAAACTGAAAGTTTACGCCGGTACCGAGCACAACCACGCGGCACAGCAACCGCAAGTTCTGGACATTTAA
- the zapE gene encoding cell division protein ZapE, whose protein sequence is MQATSPLSLYQQMLAQGEYQPDDVQAAAIARLDRIHQQLGAAQHTAASAPSGLLRLLGKKWRGKGERATDEPVQGLYMWGGVGRGKTWLMDLFYRSLPGERKLRLHFHRFMLRVHEEMTRLQGHQDPLEIIADGFKTETDVLCFDEFFVTDITDAMLLGTLMQALFARGITLVATSNIPPDDLYRNGLQRARFLPAIELIKRHCEVMNVDAGIDYRLRTLTQANLWLTPLGGETDRAMARMFSALAGKHLALEGDAPALEINHRPLPTLGVTDGVVALDFAELCGGARSQNDYIVLSERFHSVLLHNVRPMSSDEENTARRFLALVDEFYERHVKLVVAASVPMAALYQGQLLRFEYQRCLSRLQEMQSEEYLRLAHQP, encoded by the coding sequence ATGCAAGCCACCTCGCCGTTGTCCCTTTATCAGCAGATGCTGGCGCAAGGGGAATACCAGCCCGATGACGTCCAGGCCGCCGCCATTGCCCGCCTGGACCGGATCCACCAGCAGTTGGGCGCGGCGCAACACACCGCCGCCAGCGCCCCCTCGGGCCTGTTACGCCTGCTGGGCAAAAAATGGCGTGGCAAGGGTGAGCGCGCAACGGACGAGCCGGTCCAGGGTTTATATATGTGGGGCGGAGTAGGCAGAGGCAAGACCTGGCTGATGGATTTATTTTATCGCAGCCTGCCCGGCGAGCGTAAACTGCGGCTGCATTTCCACCGCTTTATGCTGCGGGTGCATGAGGAGATGACCCGTCTCCAGGGCCACCAGGATCCGCTGGAGATCATCGCCGACGGCTTCAAAACCGAGACCGACGTGCTCTGCTTTGATGAATTCTTCGTCACCGATATTACCGACGCGATGCTGCTGGGTACCCTAATGCAGGCGCTGTTTGCCCGCGGCATTACGCTTGTGGCCACCTCCAATATTCCGCCGGACGATCTTTACCGCAACGGGTTACAGCGCGCGCGTTTCCTGCCGGCCATAGAACTTATCAAACGCCATTGCGAAGTGATGAATGTCGATGCCGGCATCGATTACCGGCTGCGCACCTTGACGCAGGCCAATTTGTGGCTCACCCCCCTCGGCGGCGAGACGGACCGGGCGATGGCGCGGATGTTCAGCGCCCTGGCGGGGAAACATCTCGCGCTTGAGGGCGACGCCCCGGCGCTGGAAATCAATCATCGGCCGCTGCCGACCCTGGGCGTGACCGACGGGGTGGTGGCGCTGGATTTCGCCGAGCTGTGCGGCGGCGCGCGCAGTCAAAACGACTATATTGTGCTCTCCGAGCGCTTTCATAGCGTCCTGCTGCACAATGTGCGGCCGATGAGCAGCGACGAGGAAAATACCGCCCGCCGATTTTTGGCGCTGGTGGATGAGTTCTACGAGCGCCACGTCAAGCTGGTGGTCGCCGCCAGCGTGCCGATGGCCGCGCTCTATCAGGGGCAGCTGCTGCGCTTCGAGTACCAGCGCTGCTTGTCGCGTTTGCAGGAAATGCAGAGCGAGGAGTATCTCCGGTTGGCGCATCAGCCCTGA
- the zapG gene encoding Z-ring associated protein ZapG: MTWEYALIGLVVGIIIGAVAMRFGNRKLRQQQTLQHELEKSKAELDEYREELTSHFARSAELLDNMADDYRQLYQHMAKSSNSLLPDQRREDNPFRYRLTEAEADNDQIPAEMQPRDYPESASGLLRTTRGLRK, from the coding sequence ATGACCTGGGAATATGCGCTGATTGGGTTGGTGGTGGGCATTATCATCGGTGCGGTCGCCATGCGGTTCGGTAATCGTAAACTGCGTCAGCAGCAAACGCTTCAGCACGAGCTGGAGAAGAGTAAAGCCGAGCTGGACGAGTATCGCGAAGAGCTGACCAGCCATTTCGCCCGCAGCGCCGAATTGTTGGACAATATGGCCGACGATTACCGTCAGCTGTATCAGCATATGGCCAAAAGCTCCAATAGCCTGCTGCCGGACCAGCGCCGCGAAGATAACCCGTTCCGCTATCGCCTGACCGAAGCGGAAGCGGACAACGATCAAATCCCGGCGGAAATGCAGCCGCGGGATTACCCGGAAAGCGCCAGCGGCTTGCTGCGCACCACGCGCGGTTTGCGCAAATAG